The genomic window GTGTAAGACAACCGATACCCCGCGCTCGAGAACGAGAACGCCGAAGCGGCAGACTCGCGATTCGTCTCAACATTGCCGACGCCGCTCACGACCGGCGTCGGCTTGGCCGTCGTGGCCGGCGCAGGTGTGGGTGGCGCCGCAGGCGCCGGAGTGGGCTCGTTCTCCTCTCCGCCAAAGGGGTTGCCATCGAGCCGCAGCGTGACAGAGACAGAGAGCACCGGACGCCAGACCTTGGTGTGCAGCTGATCCGGGGTCAGGGCCTCCGAAATAACCTGGTCCTTCGTGTACTGGCCGGCCAATCGCGTCTCTTTCAGCATGGAGCCGCCGAGCACGAGCCCGATGTTGCGATTGAACGCAATGCCCAGGCCCGCGAACACGGCCGGCGAAGCGTCGGTCACGCCCAGGCCGACGGTGGGCCCGATCGACCAGTTCTTGAGTTCGTTCTTGCGCGACTGCCAGGTGAAGAAGATTGACGGCACCAGCGTCGCGCTGTCGATCTCGCGTTCCTCCGCAATCGAAAACTGTCCGTTCTCGACGCTCTTGGCGTAATAACGCTCGTCGCCGTTCTTCGCAAAGGAGAAGCCGTAGGTCGTAACCCACTGGCCTCGAGCCGGCCCGGTGAGCACCAGAGTCCACTGCGCGGCGGGTTGGCTTTCGGCCGTGGCATCGCGCCATAGGCGTATCTCAACTTCCTCGCCCTCCTTGATGGTCACCGTCATGCTGCGCGTCGTGCGAGCGAGGATCGCTCTTGCTCGAACGACGATCGCCTGATCGGCACACCCTTGATCCAGCGCCGTTTGGATGGCTGCGGACAGTGCGGCCACGTGGGTTTCGGCCGTGGCGGCCAGGAGGTCAGCGATGGCTTTGCTGACCGCCGGACAGGTCTCCATCATCGCCCGTTCAGTGGCCGACGCCAGGCCTCGCGGAATCACACTCGCGGGCAGTGGCTCCGGCGGTAACGAATGGTGCTGAATCGACAAGCTGTATGCGCGACCGGGTAACAGGTTGGAGAACGTGACCACATGCGTTCCCGGGTTCACCGACGCTCTTCCGGCGTCAGTGGCCGCGGATGCCAGGTCAATCTCGAACCCCTGGGCTTCGGCCAGGCGGTGATCGGCGAGCAGTAGCACGGCTAAGACAACGACGCGAAGGACCAGGGTGCCCATGACTCTGCCTTTCGTTTTGATCGGCCGACATAGTGTTAGACGGACATCGGACTGGACTTTCTCGGCAGTTGCACAGGGTGGCGCTGATGGCTGGAAATCCCAGTGATCCTGCGCTGTTTAGAACTTGGCCAAGCTGTCAAATTGGGCCAGAACGCGGACCGGGCCGTCGGGCGTCATAATCGTCCTTAGACTATGCGCGAGGATTTCAGTTCGTTCCCGCCCCTGCGCGACCGCATCCAGCCCGGTGTCCAGGTCCTGTTTGTTGGCATTAACCCAGGCGTGCGTTCGGCACTGAGCGGCCATCACTTCGCCGGCCCCTCGAACCGGTTCTGGAAGTTGCTGTTCGAGTCGCGGCTGGTGCCCGAGCGCATCACCTTTGAAGACGATGACCGACTGCCGGAGTTTGGTTACGGCATCACCAACATCGTGCCGAGGGCGACGCCGAGTATCAGCACGCTCGGGCCGGCGGAGTATGTGGACGGACGGCTGCGGCTGCGGCGCAAGGTGCTGCGCTTCAAGCCGCCCGTCATTGCGATGGTCGGGGTGACGGTGTTCCGGGCGATGTTTCCGGAGCGCAAGGACAAGGTGACGCTCGGGCCACAGCCGGAACGCATTGGCGACACCGAAGTGTTCGTGCTGCCCAACCCGAGCGGGCGCAACGCGAATTTCACGTACGCGGAGATGCTCGCGGCCTTCCGGGCACTACGCAAGAGGGTCAACAGGAGATAAGGAGGTCAAGAGACAAAGACTTCAATAGAATTTGGCGATGTCAATGCGAGCGTTCTATCACCCGCGGCAGTCGGTTCACGATCCGCAGCAGTTCATGCGCTACGGCCGGATGGTGCCGGCGAAAGACTTGCCGGCCAGGGTGGACGCGCTACTCGGCGCGCTGCGCGCGATGGGAGTGGAACCGGAGGCGCCGAAAGGCGATCACGTGGATGCGCGCCTGGCGGTGCACACCGCCGGCTTCCTGGCGTACCTGGAGACCGCCTGGGACCATTGGCGCACGCTGCCGGAACACGGTCCAGAGGTGTGGCCCAACACGTTTCCCTATTGGAGCGGACGCCCGGAAGAGCGCGCGCGTCCAGACTGCCCGGCCGAAAGCATTGTCGCGCGCACCGGATGGTACTTGGGCGACCTGTCGGTGGCGCTCGGACCGAACAGCTGGGAGTCAATCCGCGAATCGTGCAACACCGCGGTGTCCGCAGCCGATGCCGTGGCCGCGTCGCAAGGCCTGGTCTACGCGCTGTGCCGGCCATCGGGACATCACGCGCGAGCCGATCGCGCGTCGGGGTTCTGTTTCCTGAATAACACCGCGGTGGCAGCGCAGCGGCTTCGCTCGGCATTCAACCGCGTCGCCATTCTCGACGTCGATGCCCATCACGGCGACGGCACGCAGCAGATCTTCTACTCCCGGGCCGACGTGCTGACGGTGTCGATCCACGCCGACCCAAAGAATTACTATCCGTTCTTCACCGGCTATACCGGCGAGACGGGTATCGGCGAAGGCGAGGGCTTCAACCTTAACCTGCCACTCGCCCATGGCTCGACCGGCGGCACCATGATGACGGCGGTGGACACCGCCTGCGCACGTATCCAGCAGTTCGGCGCGGAGGCGCTGGTCGTGGCGCTTGGCTTCGATGCACACGCCCGTGATCCCATTGGCGTGCTGAAGCTCGAGGCCGGGGACTTCGGTGCCATCGGCCGCCGTGTGCGCGAGCTGCAACTACCGACCCTGGTAGTCCAGGAAGGCGGCTACGCCATCGACGTGCTGGGCGATTGCCTGACGGCTTGGCTAAGGGGGAGCAAGCAAGTAACAGGAGATCAAGAGATAAGGAGAAACCGGGTTTACTTCTGATCTCCTGATCTCCTGTTTATCCGTTCACGACGTCGTACTCGACGAACAACGTGCCGCTCTGCTTATAGAGACGCTGCGACTTGAGCTTCAGGCTCAGTTGCGGTCCCGGCGTGGCCATCATCGGCAGGCCCTTGCCAAGCACCACCGGGATGATCGCCACGTCGATGCCGTCGAGCAGTCCCGCCGCGGCCAGCTCGCGGCACAGGTCGCCACCACCCCACAGCCACAGCGGCTTGCCCGATCCCGATGCCTTGAGCGCGCGGACGTGGCTGACGGCGTCATGCGCGAAGGTTACGCCGTTGCGCTCGCCCTCAGGCAACGTCCGCGAGTAGACATAGGTTGGCAGCGCCGGACCAGGCGAGCCGCCGGTGGCCTGGAACACTTCGTAGGAGCGACGGCCCATGACCAGTCCGCCGAAGCCGGCATAGAGCGCCTCGAAGTCGATCTCTGGGTCCACGACGATCCAGTCGAACTCGCCGCTGGGACCGGCAATGTAGCCGTCGAGGCTCGAGGCGACGGAGTATCTGAGCTGTAGCATAGGCATAAGCTACTGCATTCAAACAGTTTATGCGACACACTCTCATTATAACATCCAATGTTATAATGCCTCATGACCGGCCTGCAGCTAAAGGCATCCCGCGAGCAGCGCCAATGGAACCAGCAACAACTGGCCGAGCAGTTGGGCGTCTCGCAGGCCTATGTGTCGCTTCTGGAGCGCGGTCGACGGCCACTGCCTCCGGACCTCGTGGACCGGTTGGCATGTTGTCTCGACCTGCCGGCCACGGCGCTGCCGCTTCGCGCCGGCAAACCACTTGATAGCGCCAGTGCCACGCAAGCGGTTGGAACGCTGGGCTACGACGGGTTCGCTTATTTGCGCGATCGCCAGCCGGCCAATCCCGCCGAGGTTCTGTTGCGAGCACTCGGGGCCGACCATCTCGATGCGCGAGTGGTGGAGTCGCTGCCGTGGCTGGTGCGCACGTACGCCAACCTCGATTGGGATTGGGTGGTGTCTCGCGCGAAGCAGGCGGACCTGCAGAACCGGCTCGGCTTCGTGGTTTCGGTGGCTCGGGGCCTCGCGGAAGCCGCGCGCGAGGTCCAGACGACGGCAGTGCTGCGGACGCTTGAAGCGCGTCTCGAAAACTCCCGCCTTCAGAAACAGGATGCGTTTGGCCGGTCCTCAATGACCAACGCCGAAGAGCGCTGGCTGCAACAGCACAGCTCTCCGGAAGCCAAGCATTGGAACATGCTCAGCACGCTGACCGCTCGCACGCCACAGCCATGACCACCGGCGGCTTGCGCGAACCCTGGCGATCATTCCTGCTCGAGGTTGATCAGCGGCTCGGAGGTCCGACCGAGCTGCACTGCCTCGGCGGCTTCGTCCTTGCGGAACGCCATGGACTGCTCCGCCCCACCGCCGACGTCGACATCATCGAGGCCCGAGGCACCACCGATCTTCGCACCCTGCAAGACATCGGCGGCAAGGGAAGTGAGCTGGCTCGCCGCCACCAGGTCTTCCTCGACATCGTTACCGTGGCGACCGTGCCAGAAGACTATGAGCAGCGACTGGTGGACATCCCATTCGGCGAGTTGAAACACCTCCGCCTCAGGGCGTTCGAGCGGCACGATCTGGTCCTGGCCAAGCTGGCACGTAATGCCGATCACGACCGCGACGACGTGAAACATCTCGCGCTGGGACCCGGATTGGACTGTAACCTTCTGCGAGAGCGGTACCAGACGGAGCTTCGCTTCCAGTTCGGCAATGTCGTCGCTGCCGACCTGACGCTTGAACTATGGCTCGCGATGATCACCGAAGTTCAAGGCCTGCGGCCGCGTTGATCTACGGAGCGACCAGCTTCACGATCAACTGCTCGTTCTCGTAGTACAGCCCGTTATCCACAGGTACGAGGAACCGCGTTGGCCACCGCCCGGTCGGGTCGTACTGGTGGGGACGGCCCGTCGCATGGCTCCACAGCACCTGCTTACTGGCCAAATCGATCGCGTGCACCATGGACGAATTCGCGGGCTGGCCTACGTTCTGCACGAACATGACGCCCCCGGCCGCCATCAGGACGATGTTGCCGACGTCCGACGGGGCGGGCAGGGCCATCTGGAATACGGGCTTGCCGGATCCGCGATCGAAGCCGAGAGATCCGCCGCGGAGGCGGTGTAGTGACGCTGCCGGTGACGGTGCGGCCGTGGCCTCAGCCACGAGTTCGCCATTCTTTCGACCCGTTCGCTGACCGAGAATCGGTCGTTGACTCCGAAGGAGGGATGGCGAATACTGCGCGCCGTCCTCCGGTTGGCCCAGTGTGCCGCTCTGGTGACGGCGCGCGCACCAACCAGCGTTTCTGTCAGCTCTAAACTCTTGGTTGGGGGTAGCGATGACGCATCGTCACTTTCGCACGCTCAGCGTTGTCTTCGTGATCACCTTGCTGCTGGCCAATGCAACGGCCTGCAGCGGGCCCGAATCGCGTTCACACGCACCGACCGCGCCATCGAGCACGGCGCCCGCGGCGGCCAGTGCAAGCGGCGCTGCCGGGAGCAGCGCCCCAGCCGGAGTGATCCCCGAGCCCGGCGGGTCGCGCCTGCCTTCAGAGGTTTCGGGACCGACCGCCGTGAGCTTTCCGCCGCGGACGGAGGCCCTGTTCTTTAGAACGGCACTCGAGGCTAAGTATCGCGACGGACTGCGACGTTCATCGGTCCTGACGTATGTCGATCAGGAAGGCACGGTGGTGTGGGTGCAAGAGTACCTCCGCTACCGCGTCAACTTGTGTTCGCATGTCGACGCCATCACGCGGGTCTTCCAGCAGATCGAAGGGTTTGGGGTTCAGCCGGTGTGTGGGAGTACTAACACCGCCACGTTCCCCAGCCGCCAGCAGCCGCTAGATTTCATGGTCCAGTTGGAGGCCAAGTACCGAGACGGGCTCCGGCGACCCTCCGCGCCGACGTTTGTGGACGTGGAAGGCAACGTCATCTGGGTGCAGGAATATTTCCGCTACCGCGTATCCGGATGTGACCATTCCACTTCGCAACAGAAGGTGTTCGATCAGATTGACGGACGTGGCGTTGCGGCGAATTGCACGCCGGTTGCCCCGCCGCCTGCGCCCACGCCTGCGCCATCACCGGGAGGAGGAGTCTTCACGCTGTCAGTCTCGATCTCGCAATGTTCGTGTGTGGTCGGCGCGATCCAGGTGCGCGCGAATGGGGCCGTCCTTGGACAGATGGCCTGCCCACAGACCCAATCTTTCTCCGTGTCGAGCGGTGCGTCCGTCACGATTTGTGATAACACGGGCTGCTGGGGTTCGGCATTCACGATGACGGGAAACCGATCCGTGAATCTGAACTGCGGCTCCGCTGCGACCAGTTCCCAAGGTGACGGTCCGTTCGTCTGGCTTGGAGGCGAAGGCGACGGACAACGAATACTGGTCAAATCACGATAAGCATGAGCGCACGCATTCGTCGGTCTCTAGCCCTTACTGCCCTGGTCGTGGTCGCGTCGCAGGGTGCGGGCCGCCTGTCGGCCCAGGTTGCCACCGCGACGGCGGTGGCCAATCCGCCGGCGGTGTTTGCCGATCCCAGCCGTCGGGCGAAGCTCGCGACGGCCTTCCCCGAGATCGACAAGGTCGTCGCGGAGTTCATGGCGCGCGCGCACGTGCCCGGCGCCGCCTGGGGCATCGTCATCGACGGCGAACTGGCGCACATTGGCGTGGCGGGCTACCGGGATCTGACGACCAAGTCGCCGGTGACCCGCGACTCGGTGTTCCGCATTGCTTCAATGTCGAAGAGCTTTGCCGCCATGGCGATTCTCGCGCTCCGAGACGAGGGCAAGCTGTCGCTCGATGACCTGGCCGAGAAGCACGTCCCCGAGCTCAAGAACCTGCACTACCCCACCTCCGACTCGCCGCGCATCCGCGTGCGCGACCTGATGTCACACGCCGCCGGCTTTCCTGAAGACAACCCGTGGGGCGATCAACAACTGGACGCCACCGAGGAAGCGTTCACGCGGATGATGCAGCAGGGCATCCCGTTCTCGAACCCGCCGGGCGTGGCCTACGAGTACGCCAACTACGGCTTCGCCATTCTCGGCCGCATTGTCACCAACGTCTCGGGCCAGCCGTATCGGCAGTACCTGAGCGACAAGATCCTGAAGCCGATGGGCATGACTTCGACAACCCTCGAGCCCAGGGCGGTGGCGGCCGATCGTATGGCGCTCGGCTATCGCTGGGAAGACGAGCAGTGGAAGCTCGAACCGGCGCTCGCCGACGGCGCCTTCGGCGTGATGGGCGGCATGCTGACGTCGATCTCGGACTTGACCAAGTACGTCGGTGCGCTGCTGGCCGCGTATCCGCCGCGCGACGGCGCCGAGACCGGACCCATCAGCCGGGCGTCGCTGCGCGAGATGCAGCAGATCTGGCGCTCGCGCCCATCGATCGTGACGCGCACCGCCGCTGGGGCGCCC from Acidobacteriota bacterium includes these protein-coding regions:
- a CDS encoding helix-turn-helix transcriptional regulator, with amino-acid sequence MTGLQLKASREQRQWNQQQLAEQLGVSQAYVSLLERGRRPLPPDLVDRLACCLDLPATALPLRAGKPLDSASATQAVGTLGYDGFAYLRDRQPANPAEVLLRALGADHLDARVVESLPWLVRTYANLDWDWVVSRAKQADLQNRLGFVVSVARGLAEAAREVQTTAVLRTLEARLENSRLQKQDAFGRSSMTNAEERWLQQHSSPEAKHWNMLSTLTARTPQP
- a CDS encoding histone deacetylase family protein, which translates into the protein MRAFYHPRQSVHDPQQFMRYGRMVPAKDLPARVDALLGALRAMGVEPEAPKGDHVDARLAVHTAGFLAYLETAWDHWRTLPEHGPEVWPNTFPYWSGRPEERARPDCPAESIVARTGWYLGDLSVALGPNSWESIRESCNTAVSAADAVAASQGLVYALCRPSGHHARADRASGFCFLNNTAVAAQRLRSAFNRVAILDVDAHHGDGTQQIFYSRADVLTVSIHADPKNYYPFFTGYTGETGIGEGEGFNLNLPLAHGSTGGTMMTAVDTACARIQQFGAEALVVALGFDAHARDPIGVLKLEAGDFGAIGRRVRELQLPTLVVQEGGYAIDVLGDCLTAWLRGSKQVTGDQEIRRNRVYF
- a CDS encoding mismatch-specific DNA-glycosylase; its protein translation is MREDFSSFPPLRDRIQPGVQVLFVGINPGVRSALSGHHFAGPSNRFWKLLFESRLVPERITFEDDDRLPEFGYGITNIVPRATPSISTLGPAEYVDGRLRLRRKVLRFKPPVIAMVGVTVFRAMFPERKDKVTLGPQPERIGDTEVFVLPNPSGRNANFTYAEMLAAFRALRKRVNRR
- a CDS encoding DUF6036 family nucleotidyltransferase, which translates into the protein MTTGGLREPWRSFLLEVDQRLGGPTELHCLGGFVLAERHGLLRPTADVDIIEARGTTDLRTLQDIGGKGSELARRHQVFLDIVTVATVPEDYEQRLVDIPFGELKHLRLRAFERHDLVLAKLARNADHDRDDVKHLALGPGLDCNLLRERYQTELRFQFGNVVAADLTLELWLAMITEVQGLRPR
- a CDS encoding serine hydrolase domain-containing protein produces the protein MSARIRRSLALTALVVVASQGAGRLSAQVATATAVANPPAVFADPSRRAKLATAFPEIDKVVAEFMARAHVPGAAWGIVIDGELAHIGVAGYRDLTTKSPVTRDSVFRIASMSKSFAAMAILALRDEGKLSLDDLAEKHVPELKNLHYPTSDSPRIRVRDLMSHAAGFPEDNPWGDQQLDATEEAFTRMMQQGIPFSNPPGVAYEYANYGFAILGRIVTNVSGQPYRQYLSDKILKPMGMTSTTLEPRAVAADRMALGYRWEDEQWKLEPALADGAFGVMGGMLTSISDLTKYVGALLAAYPPRDGAETGPISRASLREMQQIWRSRPSIVTRTAAGAPNLNSGGYGYGLGITQSCEFDQIVAHSGGLPGYGSMMRWLPSYGVGVIAFGNVTYTGWGGVVTQAFELMNKTGALQPRMPQPSPTLVQSRDAVSRLIMDWDDKLADDMAAMNLYRDSAKERRQKQIADLRAKVGTCTAPTSFDTVENWLRGQWTMKCERGDLNVSITLAPTMPPKVQYLDVRMAEPRPSATACR
- a CDS encoding dihydrofolate reductase family protein, translated to MLQLRYSVASSLDGYIAGPSGEFDWIVVDPEIDFEALYAGFGGLVMGRRSYEVFQATGGSPGPALPTYVYSRTLPEGERNGVTFAHDAVSHVRALKASGSGKPLWLWGGGDLCRELAAAGLLDGIDVAIIPVVLGKGLPMMATPGPQLSLKLKSQRLYKQSGTLFVEYDVVNG